In one Candidatus Neomarinimicrobiota bacterium genomic region, the following are encoded:
- a CDS encoding glycosyltransferase family 2 protein, with protein MKAVTEFDLSVIIVNFNTADELRTCIQSVKKHTKEIRYEIIVVDNNSKDHSKAILESEFPDVTSYFLQYNSGFSIGNNYAMERSNSKYILLLNPDTALTENSFLQMYKFLENNNAAGAVGPVVKDIHGNFRLTIRNFPSLKLHLAEALNIKSLIKRFSLTKKQYAMIASEKSFEVDWISGGSFMVRRSIFNDIGGLDERFHLFAEDLDWCIRIKKSGWKVFCLPKIKIIHIGGVSTHKNYFILVSNRYRSKLIFAQKYSNRSELFILRVLVLLGLLLRLFISIFKRYSGENEKQERMKAYLASFFIWLGIKKMLSRERLQN; from the coding sequence TTGAAAGCCGTAACAGAATTCGACCTATCTGTAATTATTGTGAACTTTAACACTGCCGATGAATTAAGAACTTGCATCCAGTCTGTTAAAAAACATACTAAAGAGATCAGATACGAAATAATAGTCGTTGACAATAATTCAAAAGATCACAGCAAGGCCATTCTTGAATCAGAATTTCCCGATGTTACTTCTTACTTCCTTCAATATAATTCCGGATTTTCGATAGGAAATAATTATGCCATGGAGAGAAGCAACAGTAAATATATACTTCTTTTAAACCCCGATACTGCGCTAACAGAAAATTCTTTTTTACAAATGTATAAATTTTTGGAAAACAATAATGCTGCCGGTGCAGTGGGACCAGTGGTAAAGGATATTCATGGAAATTTCAGATTAACAATCCGTAATTTTCCAAGTTTAAAACTACACCTGGCAGAGGCTTTAAATATAAAATCACTAATTAAACGATTCTCTTTAACAAAGAAACAATATGCTATGATAGCCAGTGAAAAATCTTTTGAAGTTGATTGGATTTCAGGGGGAAGTTTTATGGTGAGAAGATCCATATTCAATGATATTGGTGGATTGGACGAACGATTTCACCTTTTTGCGGAAGATTTAGATTGGTGTATTCGCATCAAGAAAAGTGGATGGAAAGTATTCTGTTTGCCAAAAATTAAGATTATCCATATAGGCGGCGTATCCACTCATAAGAATTATTTTATTCTTGTTTCAAATAGATATCGAAGTAAGCTGATTTTCGCGCAAAAATATTCCAACAGATCTGAACTTTTTATCCTTCGTGTGTTAGTTCTATTGGGATTACTTTTACGACTTTTCATTTCAATTTTTAAAAGATATTCGGGAGAGAATGAAAAGCAGGAAAGAATGAAGGCTTATTTAGCCTCTTTTTTCATCTGGTTGGGAATTAAAAAGATGCTTTCCAGGGAGCGGCTTCAAAATTGA